The region GCCCCCTTGGGCATGCTCCGGCTGGCTTCTCCAAGCGCTCCCCTCCCGCAGGGGCCTAGCTCACACTAATGAGGCCACGAGGCCACCCCGCAAGGCGGGAGGAAGAATCACCCCCTTGTCTCAACagttccccccacacacacaaccctCTCCACGCTTCTCCTACTGGTGCCAAGTCCTGCAGGACAATGTGGCAAGGAGCTGCTTGGCATCTGGCCCATGCCCCTTCCAACACCAACCCTTGCTGTCTGTAGGAGTTTGGGGACTTGGTGCACCGGGAAGCCACCgttttcccctcctcccatggACCTCTCTGATGGCAGGAGCAGGACGGCAGGATCTCTGTGTGCTCTCTTGGTGTGGGAAGGGGCCGGTCTTGGCTTCTTGGAACGTGGCTTAGCTGCCTGGTGTCAGGGGCTGCTCCCACCTGCTGCCCGCCTGAGGAGCGGAGCCTCGGAGGGAGGGCAAGGGGGCTCCCCAGCCACCACACCACACCCACCACATGTTCAGGCCACAGGCCAGCATCGGGCACCAGGGCCAGCTGGGCCCCTTTTGTCTCCACCGTGATTTCCCAGGGCCTGAGATATTCATAGTAACCCTCCTGGGGCACGTCTTCCACTCCTTTTCCCTGGCCAGGCTGCCCAGGTGTCCAGTTCAACCAGGTGACCTCTCTGTAGAAAACCGTGGAGGCTGGGGAAGTTGTCCACGGTGTCATTCAGCCCCGGGAGCCCACATCAGCAGCCCTGGACCCCGAATTCCTTAATCGCTACCTTCAAACCACTTCCCTGGCTCTGACACCTGGACTCTATGCCCACTCTTCCCCCCAAACAACTCCtaagggggggagagggaggccgtcatgggggaggggcacagagggagttAATGAGGTGGCTGTGTGGAGTGACATTTGGTGCTGTGGACAGTGCCCATAAATCCCGAGAATGAGCTGGGAGAGAGCTGTGTGAGCCCTGGCCTGCAGGGAGGTGCAGCaccggctggggggggggggtgccctttGGACCCCAGGCCCTCCCGAGTAAGGAGCCTGTCCTGCCACcacttctgccccttctctcccatccccactCTTGCTTCCAGGGGTGACCCAACCCAGGAAatctctcccaccttcccctcaCTCTGCAACCCCTCCTGCAATCATGGGCCCCCAAATCCCAGTCACTCCCCTCCTAGCCCCACATCCAGGTCACCAGGGTCACATGCCTCAAGTTGTGCCCCCTCCCACCACGGCGAGGCTCCAAGCTTCCACCTTAGCGTCAGTAGAGAAGAGGGTGGCTCAGAGGAGTGGGGGGAAGGTATCTTGGAGTCTTGGGGACTGCGTCTCAGGGTCTGGGAGGGGGCCCAGGactctcttctccctccaccaccccctccaCCACCGGGCTTAGGCAGGGCCAGAGTGGGTACTCACCCTCGGCTCACGATGAGACGCAGGGACTCCAGGTTGCCATGGTAGGCAGCCCAGAGAGTGGGAGTCATGCCATCCTCGTCGGGGGCGTTCAGCTCCTTCCTGGTGGCCTCTTTGAGGAGCTCCAGGTAGCCGTCCCGGGCCGCCCGGTGGTACTGGTCGTTCATGGCGCCTGACTTGgacggggagggcagggggcaccAGGAAATGCCCCCCGCGGGGGAGGGCGGAGGGGTTAGGGCTGAGgcatggggttgggggagggggccgggcagGGGCCGGGCCGCCAGCCCCCGCTGCCGCAGACGCAGGTTGCGGAGCGCCGGGAGCCGCCGCTACTCCGACATCTGAGCCGCTCGCcccgggagggaggggggagaaggatcTCCCGCTGCCTGGGGAGCCGCCCCCGGGCGGCCCCTGGGTCCTAAACACCCTGCTCCCGAGCGCGCAGGAGTGACCCACGCGAGGCCTCGCCCTGTTCCAAAAGTGGTCACCTCAGCACCCCGCCCCATGAGGCCTAGTCTGCGGACAGTCCGGAGTCTGTCGTCACGGGAGCCCCCGCTCTGGGGCTCCCGATGTCTCCACCCGTCAAAGGGACGGgccaagggctggggaggggtgtcCGAGGGCAGTCTGGATAGCTAGGACAGTGGGCCTAGGAGGGGTCTGAGGACTGACCCCCAGACGGCGAGAAGCACCCTGCGTCCCGGCTGCCACCaccgccaccgccccccccccccccaccgcgggGTCGGGGAGCCGCGCTCCAGCAGGGGGCGCTGGAAGACTGGACACGGACTCCGCGCGCCTCTGGCGAACTTGATACCCAAACCCGGCTTGCGGCTTCCAGCCGAGCAGAAGACTCCGGGGAGGGATAGAGGAAGTAGGAACTTCGACCACTGTGAGGGTGTCAGGGAAAGGGGCACTGGGGTCCCGATCTTGGGGCAGCAACAGAGGGACGCGAAGGTATAGGGCGCGCCGGGGCTGGGAGGGCGTCCGGGTGCCTGTGAGCCCTCGGGGCGTGTACCGAGCATCATCAGTGCTCGGGGCTCTGGGCGGCCGGGGTCGCGGAGCCCGAGGGCGCGGTGGGCGCCCGGGGCGGGGTGCCCTCGGTGTCGCAGTGCGGGGCTGCGCCCGAGCCGTGCCGCTCCGAGGTGACGggacggcgggggcgggggaggggggcgcctctTAACGGGTAAATATAAATCTTACCTTATCTGGCTCCCGCGCGCTCTTCCCTAAATTCAGCTCGGAGAAAAGATGGATCATGTGAGTGGGGCTGAGAGATTTATGGAGCTGAGCTCCCGCGGCTGTAAATCACCCTGCCCTCCCCGGTATAAAGCGCCCGTCCAGCCCGCTGTGGGAAAGAGGAGACGCTCGCCACCCCCTGACCCCCAGCTCAGCGCGGGCTCCCGGCCCAGCCAGGTGGGTGCCCGGACCAGACGGAAAACGgattggggagtggggagtggggactTAGGACGGGGTCCGACGGGGCTCCCCGCCGCcgcctttctttccctctgccctcgaGCCAGAGACCTGAAGGGTCGCAGAGCCCTCGGGGTTGACCCGGGGTCCTGTTCGCTCCTCCTCCACAGTGACCCCCTCCAACCTCGCCCGGTCGCCCCTGCCATGTCCGAGGAGCTGGCCCAGGGACCCAAGGAGAGCCCGCCGGCGCCGAGGGCAGGCTCCCGCGAGGTGTGGAAGAAGGGCGGCCGCCTGCTGTCGGTGCTGCTGGCCGTGAACGTGCTGTTCCTTGCCTGCACGCTCATCAGCGGCGGCGCCTTCAACAAGGTAGCGGTGTACGACACGGACGTGTTCGCGCTGCTCACCACCATGATGCTGCTCGCCTCCCTCTGGACCCTCTTCTACCTCCTCCGGACCGTGCGCTGTCCCAACGCCGTCCCCTACCGGGACGCGCACGCCGGCCCCATCTGGCTTCGAGGTGccaggggaggtggtggggggaggaagtgGGAGGCAGGCGGGGAGCCAGAGGCTGGGACTCTCAGAGGAACTGTGGAGTCCGCGTCAAGGTAGGGGGCTGGAAAgtccctcccctccgcccccccccccccccacgcacacacCCGGGGACTAGATGTGGCTGAGAATGCGATGGGCTGCCCTtgtgagagaagaggaagagaaagaatcttggAAGAAGAGTgaagtgaggggtgggaggggatttCTCCGCCCTTTCTAAAGATTGAAAGAGGGTGGTCATGGGACAGCCTTTGATGGACAGCAGAGAACAAACGCCAGCTGTAGCTGAAAGGCCCCCACATAGGGCCCTTCTTCCTCCAATCTGTGCAACCCCAAAGAGATAGCGGCTCAGTAGgatacccatccatccactcagtCGATCCTATagtcatccttccatccacccattcatctttccatccatccatttatccatccatccatccatccatccatcgtccaaccatccacccagccagccagccatctatccatcccctcacccaccccatTCATCTGTCCCTTGAtcctcccacctgccccactCATTCTTCCATCCACCCAACCATCCAACCCACCACCCATCTAGCCATCCATCGCCAGATCTATAAACCATTGCCTCtgacccatcccccacccctcactcccaGGCGGGCTGGTGCTGTTTGGGATCTGCACTCTCGTCATGGATGTCTTCAAGACTGGCTACTACTCCAGTTTCTTTGAGTGCCAGTCAGCCATCAAGATCCTGCACCCTCTCACCCAGGCTGTGTTTGTCATCGTCCAGGTGGGTGGGAAGAGTGTTCCTGAGTGTGGTGGAAGGAGCCAGCATCTGGCATGAGGTCAGGAGATCCCCACTCCTCTTCGACCCTGAGCAATCAAATAAGGTGGGGATAGGACTGTAGTGTGTATCCTATGAGTGCATAAATCCAGAAGCACTTGGAAATGAATATCCAAATGTGAGCTCCTACTTAGGGGTCTTGTGATTTCATTTCAACCTAAGCAGTGACAATATCAACATCTGGGATGTCTGGGTTGTGGCAGCTGCCATGTCTCCTAGAACCTGGCTTGCCCTCCCTGGGTGCCAGTAGAGGGCATCATTCTCAGCCCAGGGTCTCGCTGTGGGCATGGCCTGTTTGGCCTCAGCTACTGCCCATATGTTCTCTATTTGTTCAGGAAATAGGGTTCAAACAAGttcaagtatatatatttttttatttgttgcatAAATAACACTGAAAGGTCTCATGATTGAGCTGAGGCAGGACTGGTCTTACATGGGACCAGATCAGATAGATCTCAGCCCTGTATCATGACCAGAATGACCACATGTAGGGTTCCATCTCCTGAAACATCACCCCTGCTGTGCAGATTTCCACAGTTCAACATACTTATGACTTTGGTACTTATATAGTTTTACTCTTTTACATTTTATGGGTTTGAAGGGTACTCGGGTAAAATGAAATTACAGATACCCCCACATCAACAAATACCATGACGAGGATTTATTGGCAACCAGGTGAGAGCAAGCAtttcaaggaaagaaaggatggaggtggggcaggggatgTTGACCCCCAAAATGCCAAGAGTTTACAGGTAACAGTTTGCAGACTGTGAAAGAACACGAGAACTATTTTATATAAACAGttccatagaaagaaagaaagctctcaACTCCTTTTGTAAAAACTTGGTAAGCTAGTATGGGGGGTTCTTGAGGTAGAGAGAACATTCTGCTGGGTTTGGACATGGGAACTCCAGAGTTTAGCCCATCTGCAGAGTGagtgacctccccccccccccccccgccccgctctctCTCAACAGACTTACTTTCTCTGGGTCTCCGCTAAGGACTGTATTCACGTCCACCTGGATCTGACCCGGTGAGTCCCTGCTCCACAGCTCAATGCCCATCTGGCTTGAGAGATGAGGGCTTTCCAACCTGGGGCATGGGGTCCACTTTCTGCCGCCTGGGTGTGGTTTCAGCCAAGGCCCCTTTGCTTCACCAGCAAGATTTCCACCATTTTGTCCTGTGCTGTGtgtattgtgtatgtgtgtgtgcctgtgtgttttGGTGGGATGGGTTGTGTGGTAAATTATATGTGCTTTCCTCTAGAAGAGGGAGCAGCAGTGGCCTGAGCCCCTgaaccccttccccaccccacgcCCTCTCTTGGGTAGCCTCCTGACCAGACTTAGAGTGCCTTCCAAACTCGACTTCTCTGTTCACACAAGGGCCTGACCGCTTTCTTGCTTCCCGGCATCATCTCCTAGTCTAGCTCCCCAGTTCTCCATCTGCCCCAGGGACCCACGAGGGCCCAGACTCCCACTGGCCtctttgcttcccctccccaaatAGGTGTGGTCTCATGTTCACCCTCACCACCAACCTGGCCATCTGGATGGCAGCCGTGGTGGACGAGTCCGTGCACCAGACTCACTCCTATGACAGTTCCCACGGCAACACCAGCCACCACCGCTTCGCTCCTGACCGTGAGTGTTCACTCCAGATTAACCCTGGTCTGGGACTTATAGGCCTTGGGTTGGATGCTTGTGCACCAGGACAGTCAGTCTCCCTTGCCCTCCCAAGCGAGGAgagcctcccctcctccaggctccaTACAGGCGTAGGTGACACCTGAGGGAGGGTGTCAGGGGGCATCTTCTCATTCTGGAGGATGCGGCCTTGGCCCCATGGTTCAGGTCTCCATTCCACCAAAGACTTGGGCtccagaatgaaaaggcaagggTGATCAAAGTGGAGAGAAGTGAAGGGAGGCAGAGTTGGCTTGATGGCAGAAGCATGGGCTAGAGTCTGTCAAGAAGAAGCTAGAAAGAATAATCACAACGACAATAGTGACATTTTACTGACTCTGTatgtcaggtgctgtgctaagtgtCCTAGACACTTGGTCTTACTTAACCCTCACAACTTCCCAGTAAGATGggcactattattattcccattttacagatacagaaagTAAGGCATAGAAGGTTAAATagtttacccaaggtcacagagcttgaAATTGGAGAACTAGTGTTGAGATCCATCTTTGCTTTGAACCAATATGCTATACCGAGGAAAAATAGAGTCCATAGGCCCCCTGGTCCTAGTACTCTCGACTTCTGTAGGGTCTCCCACCAACCAGGACCAGACTAGATGACTAGGTCCATCTGGACTTTGcctgaacacacacacgcacacaggcgcgcacacacacacacacacacaggatggaAGGGTCCAGGAACGGAAAGCCTAGAGGAGAGCCCAGCACAGCAAGACTGATAAAGGGCCACCTTGCACATACAGAGAGTTCCTGAGGATGGTTTAAAACAACCCGGAGAGGTGGCCAACTTAACATACTGGGGCCCCGGGGGTGCAGAGAGGCGCATTAGAAAGGTATCTACCCAGGTGTTGGGAGGTAGGTCAATAGCTCTGCCCTCACAAGCCATACTTTACTTacgtgagcctcagtttctgcacctGCAAAACCAGCGGGCATAGTTCTGGGGATTGAAAGGGATGTTTGCCAAGATCCAAGGCATTCTATAAAGTGCACTCTGGACACGGCAAGGTTCTTATAGATGGGCTGCAAACCAAAATGACGGGAGGTCACAGGAGACTCCCGGGCAAAGCAGCTCACATTCTGGGCTGAGTTGGATGTTGGGGAGAGCTGCGAGGAAGCTTGAACTTTCGGGGTTCCCAGGAGGGCCACCATCTCTCAGGACCAGAACTTTCCTATGCTGGGGAGCCAGGGGTGATTACTAGCCGGGAAGGATCGGAAATGTTTGCCTAAAGGACAAAGGGCAGTTCTGCAGTACAGATGTGTGTTCATCGAGCGCCAGCTACTATTGTTTACTGACatctctggcacatagtaggcgctcaataaataccTGGTACAATGAATGaccatgccaggccctgtgcagGTGTTTGGGATAAGGTGGTGAACAGGTCCAACTGTGATTCCACCCTAACAAAAGTCAGTCGAAAGGTGAGGCTCTTCCGGTGGGGTGCCTCCAGGAAGGCGGGAGGGCAGTCCagctctgtgcccctctctccacAGCGGAGCGTGCAGGCAGCTCGGTGGGAGGAGACTGTCCGTGCAACACAGCCATCTGCCAGATCTTCCAGCAGGGTTACCTCTACCTGTATCCCTTTAACATTGAGTACAGCCTCTTTGCTTCCACCATGCTGTATGTCATGTGGAAGAATGTGGGCAGGCTGCTGGCCTCCTCCGCCCATGGCCACGGCCACACCCCGTCCCGGGTCAGCCTCTTCCGGGAGACCTTTTTCGCTGGCCCAATCCTGGGCCTGATGCTCTTTGTGGTGGGGCTGGCCGTCTTCATCATCTACGAGGTCcaagtgagtggggagaggggccgcACCCAGCAGGCCCTGGTCATCTATTACAGCTTCAACATCATCTGTCTGGGCCTCATGACCTTGGtcagcctgagtggctcagtcatctaCCGTTTTGATCGCCGGGCCATGGATCACCATAAGAACCCCACTCGAACCCTGGACGTGGCGCTGTTGATGGGTGCCGCCCTGGGTCAATACGCTATTTCCTACTACTCTATTGTAGCCGTGGTGGTGGGCGCACCCAGGGACCTACTCGGGGGGCTCAACCTAGCCCATGCTCTGCTCATGATTGCCCAGCACACCTTCCAGAATGTGTTCATCATCGAGAGCCTCCACCGGGGACCACCCGGGGTTGAGCCTCATGATACCACCC is a window of Prionailurus viverrinus isolate Anna chromosome E1, UM_Priviv_1.0, whole genome shotgun sequence DNA encoding:
- the OTOP2 gene encoding proton channel OTOP2; translation: MSEELAQGPKESPPAPRAGSREVWKKGGRLLSVLLAVNVLFLACTLISGGAFNKVAVYDTDVFALLTTMMLLASLWTLFYLLRTVRCPNAVPYRDAHAGPIWLRGGLVLFGICTLVMDVFKTGYYSSFFECQSAIKILHPLTQAVFVIVQTYFLWVSAKDCIHVHLDLTRCGLMFTLTTNLAIWMAAVVDESVHQTHSYDSSHGNTSHHRFAPDPERAGSSVGGDCPCNTAICQIFQQGYLYLYPFNIEYSLFASTMLYVMWKNVGRLLASSAHGHGHTPSRVSLFRETFFAGPILGLMLFVVGLAVFIIYEVQVSGERGRTQQALVIYYSFNIICLGLMTLVSLSGSVIYRFDRRAMDHHKNPTRTLDVALLMGAALGQYAISYYSIVAVVVGAPRDLLGGLNLAHALLMIAQHTFQNVFIIESLHRGPPGVEPHDTTPKEPCRGLTFANLDALHTLPACPSTPRLVGPSPEGAQEAVAIILAPRGHWRRRCLKDISLFLLLCNVILWIMPAFGARPHFSNTVEVDFYGYSLWAAIVNICLPFGIFYRMHAVSSLLEVYVLS